A single window of Zea mays cultivar B73 chromosome 10, Zm-B73-REFERENCE-NAM-5.0, whole genome shotgun sequence DNA harbors:
- the LOC100383027 gene encoding uncharacterized protein LOC100383027, with protein MVRELRVDSFYARLRAAAGSSSSSPLLILPSAADADSLCAVRVLAHVLSADSIRFSIYPVSSAVSARALLASFAAPAPPCLVLVNWGAHRDLRALLPAASTAFVVDSHRPVHLHNLCARNDRVVVLFTADDERTADLSYDFDLSALADASDLAADAGDDDHLRGGPGSDASDSEDSDDDEDDAGGGRRKRRRLSDDDGDDPAPNTDPVRLFCRLRREYYRLGTFHGKPSGCLMYDLAHAMRKNTNELLWLACVALTDQFVHDRITNERYQAAVMELEQHINGSGNLDPSGAGSVVTLKDGTKIRAPEASRIAYEDEPRLMLLREWSLFDSMLCSSYVATKLKTWSDNGLKKLKLLLARMGFPLADCQKNFQYMSMEVKRKMRDEFDRFLPEYGLTEFYYRSFLRVHGYRSKVSAADVVYGVTALLESLDSQSKDTKESSAAEQFWVAYSALSLSNADQLRKGMLSAIEIQRAILRQGSSAITKTGFIRSAKKFRWVKLDDPVDTNKLCHPQALTKFCFFLLDALKERGARMKPLICACLAKEPEKVLVVGVCGKPRLGAVQGNAFGNAFRYAAEEIGADYFHDMFESSWIVLDVVAVSSFMIRLTEKL; from the coding sequence ATGGTGCGCGAGCTCCGCGTCGACTCCTTCTACGCCCGGCTCCGCGCCGCTGCgggctcctcgtcctcgtccccgctccTGATCCTCCCGTCCGCCGCCGACGCCGACTCGCTGTGCGCGGTCAGGGTGCTCGCGCACGTCCTCTCCGCCGACTCCATCCGCTTCTCCATCTACCCCGTCTCCTCCGCCGTCTCCGCCAGGGCGCTCCTCGCCTCCTTCGCCGCCCCGGCCCCGCCCTGCCTCGTCCTCGTCAACTGGGGCGCGCACCGGGACCTGCGCGCGCTGCTGCCCGCCGCctccaccgccttcgtcgtcgacTCCCACCGCCCCGTCCACCTCCACAACCTCTGCGCGCGCAACGACCGCGTCGTCGTCCTATTCACCGCCGACGACGAGCGCACCGCGGATCTCTCCTACGACTTCGACCTCTCCGCGCTCGCCGACGCCTCCGACCTCGCCGCCGACGCCGGCGACGACGACCACCTCCGCGGCGGCCCCGGCTCCGACGCCTCCGACTCGGAGGATTCCGATGACGACGAGGATGACGCCGGCGGTGGCAGGAGGAAGAGGCGCCGCCTctccgacgacgacggcgacgaccccGCCCCCAACACCGACCCCGTGAGGCTCTTCTGCAGGCTGCGCCGCGAGTACTACCGCCTCGGCACATTCCACGGCAAGCCGTCGGGGTGCCTCATGTACGACCTCGCGCACGCGATGCGCAAGAACACCAACGAGCTCCTCTGGCTCGCCTGCGTCGCCCTCACCGACCAGTTCGTCCACGACCGCATCACCAACGAGCGCTACCAggccgccgtcatggagctcgaGCAGCACATCAACGGCTCCGGCAACCTCGACCCGTCCGGCGCCGGCTCCGTCGTCACGCTCAAGGACGGCACCAAGATCCGGGCGCCGGAGGCCTCGCGCATCGCCTACGAGGACGAGCCCAGGCTCATGCTGCTGCGGGAGTGGAGCCTGTTCGACTCCATGCTCTGCTCCTCCTACGTCGCCACCAAGCTCAAGACCTGGAGCGACAACGGGCTCAAGAAGCTCAAGCTGCTGCTGGCCAGGATGGGCTTCCCGCTCGCAGACTGCCAGAAGAACTTCCAGTACATGAGCATGGAGGTCAAGCGCAAGATGCGGGATGAGTTCGACCGCTTCCTGCCCGAGTACGGCCTCACCGAGTTCTACTACCGGAGCTTCTTGAGAGTGCACGGCTACAGGTCCAAAGTTTCTGCGGCAGATGTTGTGTACGGTGTCACGGCGTTGCTTGAATCACTGGATTCCCAGTCTAAGGACACAAAGGAGTCTTCAGCGGCTGAGCAGTTTTGGGTTGCTTACTCTGCACTATCACTGAGCAACGCTGACCAGTTGCGAAAAGGGATGCTGTCTGCAATTGAGATACAGAGGGCAATATTGAGACAAGGAAGCTCAGCGATTACTAAGACAGGGTTTATACGGAGTGCCAAGAAGTTCCGGTGGGTGAAGCTTGATGACCCTGTCGACACTAACAAGCTTTGCCACCCGCAAGCACTTACCAAGTTCTGCTTCTTTCTGCTGGATGCTCTCAAGGAAAGGGGTGCAAGGATGAAGCCACTGATCTGTGCTTGCTTAGCAAAGGAGCCAGAGAAGGTGCTAGTTGTCGGGGTATGTGGGAAGCCAAGGCTTGGGGCTGTCCAGGGGAATGCGTTTGGTAATGCTTTCAGGTATGCGGCAGAGGAGATTGGTGCGGACTATTTCCATGACATGTTT